The DNA window TTGACTTGAGTTCTTGTGAAATTAGTATTATTGGAAAAGATTCGCTTGAAGGATTTCCTTCACTAGTGGATTTAGATTTATCACATAATCTGCTGTCTCATATTCCGGACAGCATCTCTTCTAACACCTTGAAATATTTGAACTTGAATTACAATAGATTAAGTTCTGTAAGtaattacactttttttatGTTACCTCGTTTAAGTGGGCTCAGTGTAATCGGAAACAGATTTACCAATATTTGGAGCAGAACGTTTTTTGATTCCAATCCATATTTAGATAGACTTGAACTAAGTGACAACATGTGGAGATGCGATTGTACCGATAATAACATGTTcgacttttatgaatatattacattGGAGCCAAATAAAAAGGATGAATCTTACAACCTTATATGCAACAGTCCTGTAACCTTCATAGGACAAACATGGCTAGAAGCATGCTATTTTGTGTGGAACCCTGGTGAAAGAGTGGGGAATGCAGATAATTTGATATGGTTCATAATTGTTATGATAGTTGGGCTTTCGTTATgtattatacttattaacacCATAAGAAGATCTATGAATCGTCGTTTAGCAGCAATGCAAACTGAGAGAGAACGACAAGTTGAAGAAGCTAGAGACAGATTGAGACAACTAAGAATTAGGGCAGAGCAAGAAGCGTTATGTAACACACCAGATCCAAGAGATCTTATAGCACCACCATCATATGACGAAGCTCTTTCTATGCCTAAACTAAATGTCTCATGTCAGTCCCTTAATGAAACCGGCACAGGGAAAACTAAACGAAGAAGGGGCCGGaggaaaactaaatctagtgGTGATTTATTAGAAGAAACTGATAGAAATGGCGATGTACCTGTATTAGATGACATAGAATTAGCTGAAACtacttatgataaaaataaaaggcgACGAAGGAGAAACAGAAGGTATGGTAGCCATGAAATAGCAGAATTAGATCAAAGTCCAGGGGCAAGACGAAGACGAATGTCGGAATACAATACAGAAGATGATAGTGTAATAGAAGTCGAAGCAGAGTTGGAAAGACCACTTCGTCCCAGAATTCGACGGTTTTCTGATGAAAATCAACCAAGAGAGAGTGATTTTTGAATGTCTTAttgcattttaagtttaatggCTTACTATTTAtggattaagtttattatataaggtAATATCCatagtaatttattgtaaaattattttatactcgtaggttcaaataatattttaggagCTGTAAATATAAAACTTCTAATGCTTAATTTGATTTCATCAGAAAAATTAAAGCCTGAAGACTATCTGTCCGTCCATCCGTCGATGCTTCTGAGTACAGAAGTATTACACATTTACTAATATGCAATTTAGTAGATAGATGTTTAATTGATTTCACTTACTTTTGAGAAGTCTTTATAGGCGTATACTTTTAGTATTACTTACTAACCTTATCCCACCTTTTGCTAATTTTAAGAAGCACTGGAATTCAAAACAAATAGGAAatatcatcctcatcatattAGGCACAGATGCACAGAGCCACAGACCTTTTCTCTTATTGGTAACAGGGTTGTAAACCTAAATGTTATAGATATTTACAGATATTAGCTACCAATATCTCTTCTACTATCataattttgtttgaaattatttaaaaattttaaaatattgaaagccAATTTTGGTTAACTTGTACAGAAACacaaattaagaataaaaatacttttgtaatGAATATActgttacattaattatttatatttattcttcccAATCCAATTACAAAGAAgtgataaaacattattttatcctGCTACTGTGAATCTCTGAGTATAGTAAATTTTCAAATGTTATGTCGTTTTACCACTTATTAAAGAAAATTCCTCTTTTATCTAACGCTATGTTAACCACACTAAGTAAGGAAGCGGCCACAGAGTGTGTgattaggttttatttttaggGGAGAAAATTATTCCTTCGGACTTTGGTCTACTATAGAGCGTGTCCAACTCGCACGGACTAAAACAACCGGTGTTGTTACATGTCAATACGAAGTTACAATTAACAATACTTTATGTTGACATAACATACATTAAGGTAATAAAACAGCACAAAGTTTCAATTAACGCTTTATatcattcaaaataaaattacatcagTTATAAATCTCTTTAcatagaaatactttattgttcTGTTTTGATCCTTCATTACTTTGTTGTAAGTTTGGttctaatataaattttaaaatgtcgataaataaaaatgaaaaaattaaaacaagtcATCATAAGCAGAGTGATACAGGAATTAAACATCTCTTActaaaaaggtaaaataatttcaaataattatccaaagaaaataatgtaccaaGAATAACCTATTTTCCTTCATACATATTACCCTAATAGCATgtgttacttaaaataaatggtaTCACAATCTTatataactaataatttaataaaattactcatAAGGAACTTATGCTTAGACCGCAGAAAGGACGAATATAGATTTATTCGTACTTTCATAATAGGAAATTCTAGGATGATAGACTACAACCAGCTAAACCATTCGTTGCTTAATGTTGCCGATAGTATATATTCGGGATAAAATAGGTAAGTACACAACCATTGACAACTCAAGAATTGTAccaaaaccgaaataaaatacaatactaGATTGTACAAATTGTGTTACCAACAAACTATTTTTAACAAGTTGttcttcataataattaaaacaatttttacatCTATATATAATGAACATGGCAACATTTtacatgtataaaaaatatttctatttaccGCGCAATATGCTCTCATAAATATATCTAAACCACTAAACAGTTACAATAAAGGCACTGTCGACTACAAACACACTTTGGCAGTACTTAATACAGTCAATATCTTCATACAACTCGTAGAGTCCCCATATGAACGCATCCTACTTCCCACACAAGTTCCAGCACTGGATAATCACAGAATTTAGCCAATAGTGAAGTGCTTGATAAGTGACACCTTGGATATAAATTGTTCTTATTCtgcctaataaaaaataatttcaagtaGTTGACTTTGACGTGTTTCCATCTAATGttggtataataattatatctccAGCATTAGACCTACTTCTAGTGACTAGCACTGGAGTTTTTGGCTTAGGTGTTTCCGTCATTTTAATCCGTACTCGACCCATATCTGGTGAATATACAGGTACATATTCATGGGCTGGTGATAAGTAGGAATCAGCAATAGGATCTCCATTGATAAGCGGTTGAGATACGTCTAAATCTAAGTTACTATTTAGTCTCGGattgtcatcatcattaatagGGACAAAAATATCTTCACTAGACAAAGAGTTGGTATCTTTTCTGGAACTAGCAATCCCTGGTTCTGAATCAAACGAAGTTTCTTGTAGTGGAACTTGGTTTTCATGTGCTAAATTATTATCTATTGAACTGCTTTTGTTTTGATTTGTATCATGCGGACTATCGGTTCTCTCTTCTTCTCGTTTGATACCATTAACAACATCTCCATTTTCTCCTTTTTTCTGAAGTGACTCGTGTGTAGGTACAAGTTCGTATTTACCGTTAACTTTTCTTTCTACTGAATTTTCTAATGGAGCTGGTTTGCCTAATAACGATTTGTTCATATCTACCATCTCCTTCGAAGCCTTTTCCACGTCCCGTTTTTGTTGCCTGAGGATTCTTCGATCTCTTCGTTTCCTCATTTGCCCTTTCGTGATTGCAAATCCAATTAACCCTACTAGTAGAACGATAATCAAGGCAATACACACATATGTACCAGTTTTATGGGTAACTACGTTTTCTTCGCTGGGAGGAGCTTGACCAAGGACTTCAGAGGCCTGAGTAACACGTATTTGTTCAGAAACAGTAGTATCGCGAGTAACTTCTGAAGGAACGGAGGCTACTGTTATAACTTCGGGATCCGGTTTTATATGCCAATCAGGCCCACCTTTATAAACGGTAGGAGTTTCCGGTAAGGGATACTCCAGTTCGGTTATGTTAGTCTCTtcatctttaaatattttatggactGGATCGGGGCTTAAGTCTTCAACTATAGTAGTTGTGGTTTCTATGATACTTTGTGTATGATCATCATAATCAAAAGGAAAGAAGCCAGACCCTTCACCAGAGCCTTCTATTGGATCATCAGCTGAGTTAACATTGTGCGCAGACAACAATTCttcagaatataatattttatgaacagAATCTTTATTTAACTCGTTGGTAATAGAAGTAGTTGTCTCCAGATTACTATCTGTATGATCTTTAAAATCAAGATTTATAGAACTGGAGAAACCAGATCCTTCACCCGAACCATCGATCAGATCATCGTTTTCGTTACCATTTGTAGCAGATTTTTCGGTACTGTATTCAAgtattttatctttttcatCCTCACCTGATCCCTCTATTTCATCTCGCGAAGGTGATAAAAAGCGTTCTACTTTCATGAATTGTAGACTATCATCATCTTCTCCTAAATCCGTTCCGTGAACTATTTTACCATCATCTAAATCACTATCGGCTACTAAAGGCATTGATTTTAAGGCGGTACTTTCTTCGCCTATTCGCACAGCATCAATCGGCTCGTCCCCCATCATCATATCCATAAAGTCTGGTTTAGATACTTTGCAGATATCCTTTGTTTTCAATTCTAGCCAAGATCGACCTTTTAAACGGGATGGGGTTCGACACTTCACACTATCAATATACACATTAGCTGCCAATAATCGATTTCTACTAACGATATTATCGCACGAGCAGTCAAGTGGATTACCTTCTAGCTCTAAGTGTTCCAAACTGGGTAAATTCCCTAAATCAGATGGCACATCTTTTAATAGATTTCCGGTTAGATCTAAAGAACTAACACTCACAGGAAGGTATTTTAGTGAAATCTTTTGAAATCGATTATGTGCGAGATTCAGGTGGACTAATTTTTTCGTATTgtgcaaaaatttatttaattctgtaAGTCCATTAGTAGAGAGATCTAGTGTTACCACTTCGGTTAGTTTATCCAACTCGTGGGTAATTTTGGTGATATTATTATGTGATAGATcaagaatattaatattatgatgcTTCTGTCGAAGAGTGTATTTGTAGAGTTGTAGTAGGTTACTGCAGGTGACACGATGAAGGCCGTCACGTGTAGTGCTGCAAACACAGCTATCGGGACAGACGGCCGCCAACGTTGGCGCCAGAAGTATTGATACCGCAAGAAGATAGGTATACGCAGGAAGCCTCGCCATCTTGGTCGTTACAGGTCACctgaaaataagaaataaaatacattattaaaaggGCTACATTCAACATATCACTAAGTTGTATTGTGCTACACTATAGTGATAATTCAATTATGGTCGATAGGTATTGAATTTTCTGTGGGATAATCATGTCAATAGTCATTGgcttgattaaattaaatatgggTGACATTCAATATTCAGTTACAACCGCAAAATTTGTCGTGGTACAGATTctgtaaaaacaattttaataatatattatattaacaaacattgataacaaatttatattataagcttaactatattttaatttcaatagtaAAGTTATACTTCATTTTGGTGGCTCCGCTCgcgttatttttgattttgatttgtcaccataaatttaatacaaactttaagcTCTAATTTTTCTACTTTATAGCATGAATTTTCAATGAGCCTCTCAACGTTCAATAGCCAGTTTGCCAAATTACAACCTCATCCGCGATCCCCAGTCTGTCAGTCGGTCTGTCGGTAATTCTGTCGTTCGGTCGGTCAGCCAGTCATCTGTCAGTTAGTCGTCTTCCAGCCagccagtcagtcagtcagtcagtcaataacaacagataaaaaaaaaagtgattacTATGAAAGGTTCACCTTAAGACATAATGTGATACAATCAAAGTCAATATGAATATGTTGAATTTGGTCTGTAAACAACTGAATTTTCCTCCTCCTTGTGAAGTTTAAAGTATTAtccttataaaaatactaaaccTATCAGTTTTTACTAATTATACTTCAAaactgtagaaaaaaaaacactcatatACGAAATAGCTTGTAACAGCTGGCATGAAATCGCATTGTACGTGGGTGAAGCACAATTTGAAATCAGTTTCTATTTGTAGCAACATAATAACATCCTCGGTGCACTTGGCCGGCGCTCGCCACCAGAAGTAGTTCAATGTTAGCGACAGGAAGATGGTTGTTAACCGTTTGTGCAAATGCCGTCACACCGTCTTCGCGGAGTTCTTGACCATAAGTGGGGGATTGCGCAACACAACAGGACACACTATGTTATTGGAGTCCTATGCAGTGAAATGTATACTTTACGaagaaaaattgcaaaaaaaattacgttgtACAGTCAGCGTCTCCTGAGGATAATGGTGTGAGGATAGACActtgatacattatatacaaacaaaatctATCCAATACGAATTTGTGTACCTATGTACAAAGTGCACACAACAGCCTGAAGATACTCCAGTAAGGATATCTTTGAGTGGTTGGTAATCAAGGTCCTTAAAGCTCAGGCCTCAGACCATGAGAGATTcaagtcaagggccaacttgtaggggaataaaaacAGATGTTGGTTAAAGTTATCAGATAAAGCAGatgttgcttttttttttctgtatggtaagtgatgatgcaatctgagatggtaacgggctaacctgttaaggatatagttataagccatacccctattcggtttccacgcgaaatCGTACACGATCGCAAAATAAATTGGCGTCTCGTCTAAGTCGTTTGTCTAGGCCAAGTTTGAGAtcttataaattgtataaaaccaAAGTGGCAAAGTGCTCTGAACCTGGTTTGTCGGGATGGACATTTATTGATAGTAGGTCAGTGCAATCATTTTATTGAGGACCTGTGTCAATGCAAATCTAGACCGAAATAAGACTTAAGTTCGTCCGTTCAAATAGTTTGCAGGGCACCCACACGCTACTGTGTAACtatgtgaaaataaagaaatctgtactttattaagtttattgctTACATTAATATAACAGGATTAAAATTAGGTTTTACATTAATGTAACAGCGGAGAATCAAAATTCCTAATTAATCATCTGAATCCTCCGAATTGCAACGTACTAATTACACTGTAGGTGTACAGTTCGTACAAACTTTGAAGTTTTCGGCGCCGGCCTGTCGGCATAATATAAGTATGAGTTGTATAAGAAGTTTAAACGCGCGGGATGAACGAAACATTTCCTAAGCTATTCTAAGACCTACGATTGAAAGTTTATCAAAAATCTGTTTATCCATTTTAGAACCATCTATAAAGAGTACCATCCAAAATTTGCACTTGGATAGTTTTATACCACCATGCATTATTTCGGGATAAAGAATAATCTATGGACATCTCTGGCCCATAAGCTAATCTCTATGCAAATCCCTTTAGTGCTATTATCCCTTTAACGACCTTACTTATCCTCACGGAGTGATTTcgtatttaaacaaaatcttattaaaagtttctcattaaaaaaatatattatatattcaagcCTCtaaaaaatttttctttttttttattatatatataatatatttaggtcAATTGGATCATGGGTGCCTATAAAGTGttaatacattttgttttctattattgtgACTAGTAAATTCGACACGTGAACTCTTATATTTCGAAACGCATTTCTGGTCTAAGAACCACAGCAAACTTCCCGGTTAGAACACAAgcatattacaaaataaaaaaagtgattaTAAGTCTTCAACCCGTGACTTAAGAAAGAAACACGTGACTTGTTTTGTTTCATCAGGTGATGTATTTTAACGATAAATTTACTACACGATTTCATAATGCCAACAAACTGTGGATTAAGTAATTTGACGAGAATtcgtgttttaaattaattaagcatACCTTCGCGTAACTGTGAAATACGTAGTAGGTATTGTACGctgcttgttttatttattatcatgaaTGCATGAAGTTATCTGCTAAGATATAATCTATTTCTACGAGTACTTATGAGGTATccttttaggttaggttagggttatCCCCGGTATGTATctagcttttcggagttatgagcgtctaaatatcacttgcaacaACGGTAAAGGAGAGTATGGTGGTAAAACTACATGGTTGAGAGTTCTTCATTATGTTCTCAATGACGTAAATGAAGTTCACCAACCAGAACCTGGTCAGCATGGTGGAaaacggcctgaacccttctcattctgaaaggagactgCCCTTTTGCCCTGCCCACTTTTAAGGTTATTTTCGatttagtcatcatcatatcaaccaatggactcCACTATTGGGCATAAGTCAAACGGCTAGTTGGAAACGAGGTACCAGGACACCAGCAATGACAAGTATTACTTAATACTATGTttagagaaattattataatttcaaataacctcttttaattttcaattaaaataaaccttaaattCACAACCCTACCTAATTGCAATGATTTGCAATCGCATTTACACGTGTACATGGGTGTGCTTATGAatgtgtgtgtgaattattaTGCTAATATTATCTAGGAGCAGTTTGCTGTTGCCAtaccatttgaccttaaatgaactgttgatgttatggttgtcactgcgaaatttttgtcacaaaaacgtggcataacgtcgtaTAAGTTAAGTCGTTTTGTGtcatacttttaaattaaccacatttaaaatataaaagtgcgACAGACACTGCATTGccattccaacgttatgccttgtttattaaaatcgagataaataaatacgattATCTATTCCATAGTAAAACTTATACACTGTAAGGCATTTTATCCATTTAGAATGAACCCTGTATCAACATATTGAGTGACAACTCTATACAAATTTCAATGGCACGATTCACGTCAGCACGTAAAGCGGTATTATGGCGCGATTATGGAGCATTTGATACTTTGAGGCTGACGAGAAGCTGAAAGCTTTATCATGATATAATCTACGTGAGTATGTTCCTATGTATCtagtttgttgttttttttttcatctctaTCTTTAAAAAGACTTGCTTAAGCTGTAGTCTCGACTCAAGTCCACGTCAACCCgagttttcttttcttaaaaaaatcccTCGGAAACCGTTAATGTTAATTTCTCTCTATACCTATCAATGAATAATTTcacaaatatttgtttgtttatatgggTCACTAATGCTACATACTTTAATTCCCATGTGATTTTCCGGGCTAAAATGTGGTCCATCTCCCGGACGAGAAACTAATATTAGGTGCCAAATTTCGTTTAGATCGACTTACTAGACATAGGTATAAAAACAATCAAACAGCATTCTGTcccatttacaatattagtatagatggaTGAAGTTTCgcattaataaatatgtaacaggTACATTATTGAAGCAATTTGTTCACAGTATATATCGCGGCAAACTCATCAAGTGGATTGTATTAGACTCTTCCGTCTGCGGTTTATAGTTTATACCACTTCTATTGGCCTTGGCTCTGCTTTTAGACAGAAAAGATACGtattatctaatttatttaCCCTCAATAGTTTACTATTTGATAGATATATAATACAGAGCTgataatgaatttaaatgataaaaacattttaa is part of the Pararge aegeria chromosome 2, ilParAegt1.1, whole genome shotgun sequence genome and encodes:
- the LOC120628352 gene encoding protein windpipe produces the protein MARLPAYTYLLAVSILLAPTLAAVCPDSCVCSTTRDGLHRVTCSNLLQLYKYTLRQKHHNINILDLSHNNITKITHELDKLTEVVTLDLSTNGLTELNKFLHNTKKLVHLNLAHNRFQKISLKYLPVSVSSLDLTGNLLKDVPSDLGNLPSLEHLELEGNPLDCSCDNIVSRNRLLAANVYIDSVKCRTPSRLKGRSWLELKTKDICKVSKPDFMDMMMGDEPIDAVRIGEESTALKSMPLVADSDLDDGKIVHGTDLGEDDDSLQFMKVERFLSPSRDEIEGSGEDEKDKILEYSTEKSATNGNENDDLIDGSGEGSGFSSSINLDFKDHTDSNLETTTSITNELNKDSVHKILYSEELLSAHNVNSADDPIEGSGEGSGFFPFDYDDHTQSIIETTTTIVEDLSPDPVHKIFKDEETNITELEYPLPETPTVYKGGPDWHIKPDPEVITVASVPSEVTRDTTVSEQIRVTQASEVLGQAPPSEENVVTHKTGTYVCIALIIVLLVGLIGFAITKGQMRKRRDRRILRQQKRDVEKASKEMVDMNKSLLGKPAPLENSVERKVNGKYELVPTHESLQKKGENGDVVNGIKREEERTDSPHDTNQNKSSSIDNNLAHENQVPLQETSFDSEPGIASSRKDTNSLSSEDIFVPINDDDNPRLNSNLDLDVSQPLINGDPIADSYLSPAHEYVPVYSPDMGRVRIKMTETPKPKTPVLVTRSRSNAGDIIIIPTLDGNTSKSTT